From one Xiphias gladius isolate SHS-SW01 ecotype Sanya breed wild chromosome 12, ASM1685928v1, whole genome shotgun sequence genomic stretch:
- the clcn3 gene encoding H(+)/Cl(-) exchange transporter 3 isoform X5 produces MSNGGGAASSTTHLLDFLEEPIPGVGTYDDFHTIDWVREKCKDRERHRKINSKKKESAWEFTKSLYDAWSGWLVVTLTGLASGALAGLIDIAADWMNDLKEGVCLSAMWFNHEQCCWTSNETTFAERDKCPQWKSWAELILGQAEGPGSYIMNYFMYIYWALSFAFLAVCLVKVFAPYACGSGIPEIKTILSGFIIRGYLGKWTLMIKTITLVLAVASGLSLGKEGPLVHVACCCGNIFSYLFPKYSKNEAKKREVLSAASAAGVSVAFGAPIGGVLFSLEEVSYYFPLKTLWRSFFAALVAAFVLRSINPFGNSRLVLFYVEYHTPWYLFELIPFILLGVFGGLWGAFFIRANIAWCRRRKSTRFGKYPVLEVILVAAITAVVAFPNPYTRQNTSELIKELFTDCGPLESSQLCQYRSQMNGSKAFTDNPNRPAGPGVYAAMWQLCLALIFKIIMTIFTFGLKVPSGLFIPSMAIGAIAGRIVGIAVEQLAYYHHDWFLFKEWCEVGADCITPGLYAMVGAAACLGGVTRMTVSLVVIVFELTGGLEYIVPLMAAVMTSKWVGDAFGREGIYEAHIRLNGYPFLDAKEEFTHTTLAREVMRPRRSDPPLAVLTQDDLTVEELQGIINETSYNGFPVIVSKESQRLVGFALRRDITIAIENARRKQEGIMLNSRVYFTQHAPTLPADSPRPLKLRSILDMSPFTVTDHTPMEIVVDIFRKLGLRQCLVTHNGIVLGIITKKNILEHLEELKQHMEPLAASWYYHKKRYPSSHGSNGKPRSRVHHVQLIRSFQDGRVGGGDDSEEEEEEVRLLDGSNL; encoded by the exons ATGTCTAACGGGGGCGGGGCCGCCAGCAGCACCACTCACCTGTTGGACTTCCTAGAGGAGCCCATCCCTGGTGTGGGGACCTACGACGACTTCCACACCATCGACTGGGTGCGTGAGAAGTGCAAGGACCGCGAGAGGCACAGGAAG ATTAACAGTAAGAAAAAGGAATCAGCATGGGAGTTCACAAAGAGCTTGTACGATGCCTGGTCTGGGTGGCTGGTGGTGACGCTCACCGGCCTGGCCTCAG gTGCTTTGGCTGGCTTGATTGACATTGCTGCTGATTGGATGAACGACCTGAAGGAGGGCGTGTGTCTGAGCGCCATGTGGTTCAACCACGAGCAGTGCTGCTGGACGTCCAATGAGACCACCTTCGCTGAGCGGGACAAGTGTCCTCAGTGGAAGAGCTGGGCTGAGCTAATACTAGGGCAGGCCGAG GGTCCCGGCTCTTACATCATGAACTACTTCATGTACATCTACTGGGCTCTTTCCTTCGCCTTCCTGGCTGTCTGTCTGGTGAAGGTGTTTGCTCCCTACGCCTGCGGCTCGGGGATCCCTGAG ATCAAGACCATCCTGAGTGGGTTTATCATCCGGGGCTACCTGGGCAAGTGGACCCTGATGATCAAGACCATTACTCTAGTGCTGGCTGTGGCGTCCGGCCTCAGCCTGGGGAAAGAGGGCCCCCTGGTCCACGTGGCCTGCTGCTGTGGGAACATCTTCTCCTACCTCTTTCCCAAGTACAGCAAGAACGAGGCCAAGAAACGagag GTTCTCTCTGCTGCGTCTGCGGCTGGGGTGTCCGTGGCTTTTGGAGCCCCGATAGGAGGAGTTCTCTTCAGCTTGGAGGAG gtaAGCTACTACTTCCCCCTTAAGACGCTGTGGCGCTCCTTCTTCGCCGCCCTGGTGGCGGCCTTCGTGCTGCGATCCATCAACCCCTTCGGTAACAGTCGTCTGGTGCTGTTCTACGTGGAGTACCACACACCGTGGTACCTGTTTGAGCTCATCCCTTTCATCCTCCTGGGAGTTTTTGGAGGCCTCTGGGGAGCCTTCTTCATCCGAGCCAACATTGCCTGGTGCCGGCGGCGCAAGTCAACGCGCTTCG GAAAGTACCCAGTGTTGGAGGTGATCCTTGTGGCCGCCATCACAGCTGTCGTGGCGTTCCCGAACCCATACACCCGTCAGAACACCAGTGAGTTGATAAAGGAGTTGTTCACCGACTGTGGCCCACTGGAGTCCTCGCAGCTCTGCCAGTACCGCAGCCAGATGAACGGCAGTAAGGCCTTCACCGACAACCCCAACCGGCCGGCGGGGCCCGGCGTCTATGCTGCCATGTGGCAACTCTGCCTGGCGCTCATCTTTAAGATAATCATGACCATATTCACATTTGGACTCAAG GTACCATCGGGCTTGTTCATCCCCAGCATGGCCATCGGGGCGATCGCAGGGCGAATCGTTGGTATTGCAGTGGAGCAGCTGGCCTATTATCACCATGACTGGTTCCTGTTCAAAGAGTGGTGCGAGGTTGGAGCCGACTGCATCACTCCAGGGCTCTATGCCATGGTGGGGGCTGCGGCATGTCTGG GTGGCGTGACCCGTATGACCGTCTCCCTGGTTGTCATTGTCTTTGAGCTGACAGGCGGGTTGGAGTACATCGTCCCCCTCATGGCCGCTGTCATGACCAGCAAATGGGTGGGGGACGCGTTCGGCCGCGAGGGGATCTACGAGGCCCACATCCGTCTGAACGGATACCCCTTTCTGGACGCCAAGGAGGAATTCACACACACCACGCTGGCCAGGGAGGTGATGAGGCCACGACGCAGCGACCCGCCGTTAGCAGTGCTGACGCAGGACGACCTGAcggtggaggagctgcagggCATCATCAACGAAACCAGTTATAATGGTTTCCCTGTGATAGTGTCCAAGGAGTCCCAGAGGCTGGTGGGCTTTGCTCTGCGAAGGGACATCACTATCGCTATAG AAAATGCCCGTCGTAAGCAGGAGGGCATCATGTTAAACTCCAGGGTCTACTTCACTCAGCACGCACCCACCCTGCCGGCTGACAGCCCTCGGCCCCTCAAGCTGCGCTCCATCCTGGACATGAGCCCCTTCACCGTCACCGACCACACGCCCATGGAGATCGTGGTGGACATCTTCAGAAAGCTGGGGCTGCGCCAGTGCCTGGTCACCCACAACGG GATTGTGTTGGGCATCATCACAAAGAAGAATATATTAGAGCATCTGGAAGAGCTCAAGCAACACATGGAGCCCCTG GCGGCTTCTTGGtattatcacaaaaaaagataTCCTTCGTCACATGGCTCAAATGGCAAACCAAGATCCCGAGTCCATCATGTTCAACTGATCCGCTCCTTCCAGGACGGCCGGGTGGGAGGGGGAGACgacagcgaggaggaggaggaggaagtgcgCCTCCTGGACGGCTCCAATCTCTGA
- the clcn3 gene encoding H(+)/Cl(-) exchange transporter 3 isoform X1, with product MESEQLYHRGYCRNSYNSIASASSDEELLDGAGVIMDFHTTEDDNLLDGDAASPGSNYAMSNGGGAASSTTHLLDFLEEPIPGVGTYDDFHTIDWVREKCKDRERHRKINSKKKESAWEFTKSLYDAWSGWLVVTLTGLASGALAGLIDIAADWMNDLKEGVCLSAMWFNHEQCCWTSNETTFAERDKCPQWKSWAELILGQAEGPGSYIMNYFMYIYWALSFAFLAVCLVKVFAPYACGSGIPEIKTILSGFIIRGYLGKWTLMIKTITLVLAVASGLSLGKEGPLVHVACCCGNIFSYLFPKYSKNEAKKREVLSAASAAGVSVAFGAPIGGVLFSLEEVSYYFPLKTLWRSFFAALVAAFVLRSINPFGNSRLVLFYVEYHTPWYLFELIPFILLGVFGGLWGAFFIRANIAWCRRRKSTRFGKYPVLEVILVAAITAVVAFPNPYTRQNTSELIKELFTDCGPLESSQLCQYRSQMNGSKAFTDNPNRPAGPGVYAAMWQLCLALIFKIIMTIFTFGLKVPSGLFIPSMAIGAIAGRIVGIAVEQLAYYHHDWFLFKEWCEVGADCITPGLYAMVGAAACLGGVTRMTVSLVVIVFELTGGLEYIVPLMAAVMTSKWVGDAFGREGIYEAHIRLNGYPFLDAKEEFTHTTLAREVMRPRRSDPPLAVLTQDDLTVEELQGIINETSYNGFPVIVSKESQRLVGFALRRDITIAIENARRKQEGIMLNSRVYFTQHAPTLPADSPRPLKLRSILDMSPFTVTDHTPMEIVVDIFRKLGLRQCLVTHNGIVLGIITKKNILEHLEELKQHMEPLAASWYYHKKRYPSSHGSNGKPRSRVHHVQLIRSFQDGRVGGGDDSEEEEEEVRLLDGSNL from the exons gGTCTAACTACGCCATGTCTAACGGGGGCGGGGCCGCCAGCAGCACCACTCACCTGTTGGACTTCCTAGAGGAGCCCATCCCTGGTGTGGGGACCTACGACGACTTCCACACCATCGACTGGGTGCGTGAGAAGTGCAAGGACCGCGAGAGGCACAGGAAG ATTAACAGTAAGAAAAAGGAATCAGCATGGGAGTTCACAAAGAGCTTGTACGATGCCTGGTCTGGGTGGCTGGTGGTGACGCTCACCGGCCTGGCCTCAG gTGCTTTGGCTGGCTTGATTGACATTGCTGCTGATTGGATGAACGACCTGAAGGAGGGCGTGTGTCTGAGCGCCATGTGGTTCAACCACGAGCAGTGCTGCTGGACGTCCAATGAGACCACCTTCGCTGAGCGGGACAAGTGTCCTCAGTGGAAGAGCTGGGCTGAGCTAATACTAGGGCAGGCCGAG GGTCCCGGCTCTTACATCATGAACTACTTCATGTACATCTACTGGGCTCTTTCCTTCGCCTTCCTGGCTGTCTGTCTGGTGAAGGTGTTTGCTCCCTACGCCTGCGGCTCGGGGATCCCTGAG ATCAAGACCATCCTGAGTGGGTTTATCATCCGGGGCTACCTGGGCAAGTGGACCCTGATGATCAAGACCATTACTCTAGTGCTGGCTGTGGCGTCCGGCCTCAGCCTGGGGAAAGAGGGCCCCCTGGTCCACGTGGCCTGCTGCTGTGGGAACATCTTCTCCTACCTCTTTCCCAAGTACAGCAAGAACGAGGCCAAGAAACGagag GTTCTCTCTGCTGCGTCTGCGGCTGGGGTGTCCGTGGCTTTTGGAGCCCCGATAGGAGGAGTTCTCTTCAGCTTGGAGGAG gtaAGCTACTACTTCCCCCTTAAGACGCTGTGGCGCTCCTTCTTCGCCGCCCTGGTGGCGGCCTTCGTGCTGCGATCCATCAACCCCTTCGGTAACAGTCGTCTGGTGCTGTTCTACGTGGAGTACCACACACCGTGGTACCTGTTTGAGCTCATCCCTTTCATCCTCCTGGGAGTTTTTGGAGGCCTCTGGGGAGCCTTCTTCATCCGAGCCAACATTGCCTGGTGCCGGCGGCGCAAGTCAACGCGCTTCG GAAAGTACCCAGTGTTGGAGGTGATCCTTGTGGCCGCCATCACAGCTGTCGTGGCGTTCCCGAACCCATACACCCGTCAGAACACCAGTGAGTTGATAAAGGAGTTGTTCACCGACTGTGGCCCACTGGAGTCCTCGCAGCTCTGCCAGTACCGCAGCCAGATGAACGGCAGTAAGGCCTTCACCGACAACCCCAACCGGCCGGCGGGGCCCGGCGTCTATGCTGCCATGTGGCAACTCTGCCTGGCGCTCATCTTTAAGATAATCATGACCATATTCACATTTGGACTCAAG GTACCATCGGGCTTGTTCATCCCCAGCATGGCCATCGGGGCGATCGCAGGGCGAATCGTTGGTATTGCAGTGGAGCAGCTGGCCTATTATCACCATGACTGGTTCCTGTTCAAAGAGTGGTGCGAGGTTGGAGCCGACTGCATCACTCCAGGGCTCTATGCCATGGTGGGGGCTGCGGCATGTCTGG GTGGCGTGACCCGTATGACCGTCTCCCTGGTTGTCATTGTCTTTGAGCTGACAGGCGGGTTGGAGTACATCGTCCCCCTCATGGCCGCTGTCATGACCAGCAAATGGGTGGGGGACGCGTTCGGCCGCGAGGGGATCTACGAGGCCCACATCCGTCTGAACGGATACCCCTTTCTGGACGCCAAGGAGGAATTCACACACACCACGCTGGCCAGGGAGGTGATGAGGCCACGACGCAGCGACCCGCCGTTAGCAGTGCTGACGCAGGACGACCTGAcggtggaggagctgcagggCATCATCAACGAAACCAGTTATAATGGTTTCCCTGTGATAGTGTCCAAGGAGTCCCAGAGGCTGGTGGGCTTTGCTCTGCGAAGGGACATCACTATCGCTATAG AAAATGCCCGTCGTAAGCAGGAGGGCATCATGTTAAACTCCAGGGTCTACTTCACTCAGCACGCACCCACCCTGCCGGCTGACAGCCCTCGGCCCCTCAAGCTGCGCTCCATCCTGGACATGAGCCCCTTCACCGTCACCGACCACACGCCCATGGAGATCGTGGTGGACATCTTCAGAAAGCTGGGGCTGCGCCAGTGCCTGGTCACCCACAACGG GATTGTGTTGGGCATCATCACAAAGAAGAATATATTAGAGCATCTGGAAGAGCTCAAGCAACACATGGAGCCCCTG GCGGCTTCTTGGtattatcacaaaaaaagataTCCTTCGTCACATGGCTCAAATGGCAAACCAAGATCCCGAGTCCATCATGTTCAACTGATCCGCTCCTTCCAGGACGGCCGGGTGGGAGGGGGAGACgacagcgaggaggaggaggaggaagtgcgCCTCCTGGACGGCTCCAATCTCTGA
- the clcn3 gene encoding H(+)/Cl(-) exchange transporter 3 isoform X2, with protein sequence MEEEDAAADPYLPYDGGGDTIPLQEIPRRGSNYAMSNGGGAASSTTHLLDFLEEPIPGVGTYDDFHTIDWVREKCKDRERHRKINSKKKESAWEFTKSLYDAWSGWLVVTLTGLASGALAGLIDIAADWMNDLKEGVCLSAMWFNHEQCCWTSNETTFAERDKCPQWKSWAELILGQAEGPGSYIMNYFMYIYWALSFAFLAVCLVKVFAPYACGSGIPEIKTILSGFIIRGYLGKWTLMIKTITLVLAVASGLSLGKEGPLVHVACCCGNIFSYLFPKYSKNEAKKREVLSAASAAGVSVAFGAPIGGVLFSLEEVSYYFPLKTLWRSFFAALVAAFVLRSINPFGNSRLVLFYVEYHTPWYLFELIPFILLGVFGGLWGAFFIRANIAWCRRRKSTRFGKYPVLEVILVAAITAVVAFPNPYTRQNTSELIKELFTDCGPLESSQLCQYRSQMNGSKAFTDNPNRPAGPGVYAAMWQLCLALIFKIIMTIFTFGLKVPSGLFIPSMAIGAIAGRIVGIAVEQLAYYHHDWFLFKEWCEVGADCITPGLYAMVGAAACLGGVTRMTVSLVVIVFELTGGLEYIVPLMAAVMTSKWVGDAFGREGIYEAHIRLNGYPFLDAKEEFTHTTLAREVMRPRRSDPPLAVLTQDDLTVEELQGIINETSYNGFPVIVSKESQRLVGFALRRDITIAIENARRKQEGIMLNSRVYFTQHAPTLPADSPRPLKLRSILDMSPFTVTDHTPMEIVVDIFRKLGLRQCLVTHNGIVLGIITKKNILEHLEELKQHMEPLAASWYYHKKRYPSSHGSNGKPRSRVHHVQLIRSFQDGRVGGGDDSEEEEEEVRLLDGSNL encoded by the exons gGTCTAACTACGCCATGTCTAACGGGGGCGGGGCCGCCAGCAGCACCACTCACCTGTTGGACTTCCTAGAGGAGCCCATCCCTGGTGTGGGGACCTACGACGACTTCCACACCATCGACTGGGTGCGTGAGAAGTGCAAGGACCGCGAGAGGCACAGGAAG ATTAACAGTAAGAAAAAGGAATCAGCATGGGAGTTCACAAAGAGCTTGTACGATGCCTGGTCTGGGTGGCTGGTGGTGACGCTCACCGGCCTGGCCTCAG gTGCTTTGGCTGGCTTGATTGACATTGCTGCTGATTGGATGAACGACCTGAAGGAGGGCGTGTGTCTGAGCGCCATGTGGTTCAACCACGAGCAGTGCTGCTGGACGTCCAATGAGACCACCTTCGCTGAGCGGGACAAGTGTCCTCAGTGGAAGAGCTGGGCTGAGCTAATACTAGGGCAGGCCGAG GGTCCCGGCTCTTACATCATGAACTACTTCATGTACATCTACTGGGCTCTTTCCTTCGCCTTCCTGGCTGTCTGTCTGGTGAAGGTGTTTGCTCCCTACGCCTGCGGCTCGGGGATCCCTGAG ATCAAGACCATCCTGAGTGGGTTTATCATCCGGGGCTACCTGGGCAAGTGGACCCTGATGATCAAGACCATTACTCTAGTGCTGGCTGTGGCGTCCGGCCTCAGCCTGGGGAAAGAGGGCCCCCTGGTCCACGTGGCCTGCTGCTGTGGGAACATCTTCTCCTACCTCTTTCCCAAGTACAGCAAGAACGAGGCCAAGAAACGagag GTTCTCTCTGCTGCGTCTGCGGCTGGGGTGTCCGTGGCTTTTGGAGCCCCGATAGGAGGAGTTCTCTTCAGCTTGGAGGAG gtaAGCTACTACTTCCCCCTTAAGACGCTGTGGCGCTCCTTCTTCGCCGCCCTGGTGGCGGCCTTCGTGCTGCGATCCATCAACCCCTTCGGTAACAGTCGTCTGGTGCTGTTCTACGTGGAGTACCACACACCGTGGTACCTGTTTGAGCTCATCCCTTTCATCCTCCTGGGAGTTTTTGGAGGCCTCTGGGGAGCCTTCTTCATCCGAGCCAACATTGCCTGGTGCCGGCGGCGCAAGTCAACGCGCTTCG GAAAGTACCCAGTGTTGGAGGTGATCCTTGTGGCCGCCATCACAGCTGTCGTGGCGTTCCCGAACCCATACACCCGTCAGAACACCAGTGAGTTGATAAAGGAGTTGTTCACCGACTGTGGCCCACTGGAGTCCTCGCAGCTCTGCCAGTACCGCAGCCAGATGAACGGCAGTAAGGCCTTCACCGACAACCCCAACCGGCCGGCGGGGCCCGGCGTCTATGCTGCCATGTGGCAACTCTGCCTGGCGCTCATCTTTAAGATAATCATGACCATATTCACATTTGGACTCAAG GTACCATCGGGCTTGTTCATCCCCAGCATGGCCATCGGGGCGATCGCAGGGCGAATCGTTGGTATTGCAGTGGAGCAGCTGGCCTATTATCACCATGACTGGTTCCTGTTCAAAGAGTGGTGCGAGGTTGGAGCCGACTGCATCACTCCAGGGCTCTATGCCATGGTGGGGGCTGCGGCATGTCTGG GTGGCGTGACCCGTATGACCGTCTCCCTGGTTGTCATTGTCTTTGAGCTGACAGGCGGGTTGGAGTACATCGTCCCCCTCATGGCCGCTGTCATGACCAGCAAATGGGTGGGGGACGCGTTCGGCCGCGAGGGGATCTACGAGGCCCACATCCGTCTGAACGGATACCCCTTTCTGGACGCCAAGGAGGAATTCACACACACCACGCTGGCCAGGGAGGTGATGAGGCCACGACGCAGCGACCCGCCGTTAGCAGTGCTGACGCAGGACGACCTGAcggtggaggagctgcagggCATCATCAACGAAACCAGTTATAATGGTTTCCCTGTGATAGTGTCCAAGGAGTCCCAGAGGCTGGTGGGCTTTGCTCTGCGAAGGGACATCACTATCGCTATAG AAAATGCCCGTCGTAAGCAGGAGGGCATCATGTTAAACTCCAGGGTCTACTTCACTCAGCACGCACCCACCCTGCCGGCTGACAGCCCTCGGCCCCTCAAGCTGCGCTCCATCCTGGACATGAGCCCCTTCACCGTCACCGACCACACGCCCATGGAGATCGTGGTGGACATCTTCAGAAAGCTGGGGCTGCGCCAGTGCCTGGTCACCCACAACGG GATTGTGTTGGGCATCATCACAAAGAAGAATATATTAGAGCATCTGGAAGAGCTCAAGCAACACATGGAGCCCCTG GCGGCTTCTTGGtattatcacaaaaaaagataTCCTTCGTCACATGGCTCAAATGGCAAACCAAGATCCCGAGTCCATCATGTTCAACTGATCCGCTCCTTCCAGGACGGCCGGGTGGGAGGGGGAGACgacagcgaggaggaggaggaggaagtgcgCCTCCTGGACGGCTCCAATCTCTGA
- the clcn3 gene encoding H(+)/Cl(-) exchange transporter 3 isoform X3, with translation MESEQLYHRGYCRNSYNSIASASSDEELLDGAGVIMDFHTTEDDNLLDGDAASPGSNYAMSNGGGAASSTTHLLDFLEEPIPGVGTYDDFHTIDWVREKCKDRERHRKINSKKKESAWEFTKSLYDAWSGWLVVTLTGLASGALAGLIDIAADWMNDLKEGVCLSAMWFNHEQCCWTSNETTFAERDKCPQWKSWAELILGQAEGPGSYIMNYFMYIYWALSFAFLAVCLVKVFAPYACGSGIPEIKTILSGFIIRGYLGKWTLMIKTITLVLAVASGLSLGKEGPLVHVACCCGNIFSYLFPKYSKNEAKKREVLSAASAAGVSVAFGAPIGGVLFSLEEVSYYFPLKTLWRSFFAALVAAFVLRSINPFGNSRLVLFYVEYHTPWYLFELIPFILLGVFGGLWGAFFIRANIAWCRRRKSTRFGKYPVLEVILVAAITAVVAFPNPYTRQNTSELIKELFTDCGPLESSQLCQYRSQMNGSKAFTDNPNRPAGPGVYAAMWQLCLALIFKIIMTIFTFGLKVPSGLFIPSMAIGAIAGRIVGIAVEQLAYYHHDWFLFKEWCEVGADCITPGLYAMVGAAACLGGVTRMTVSLVVIVFELTGGLEYIVPLMAAVMTSKWVGDAFGREGIYEAHIRLNGYPFLDAKEEFTHTTLAREVMRPRRSDPPLAVLTQDDLTVEELQGIINETSYNGFPVIVSKESQRLVGFALRRDITIAIENARRKQEGIMLNSRVYFTQHAPTLPADSPRPLKLRSILDMSPFTVTDHTPMEIVVDIFRKLGLRQCLVTHNGRLLGIITKKDILRHMAQMANQDPESIMFN, from the exons gGTCTAACTACGCCATGTCTAACGGGGGCGGGGCCGCCAGCAGCACCACTCACCTGTTGGACTTCCTAGAGGAGCCCATCCCTGGTGTGGGGACCTACGACGACTTCCACACCATCGACTGGGTGCGTGAGAAGTGCAAGGACCGCGAGAGGCACAGGAAG ATTAACAGTAAGAAAAAGGAATCAGCATGGGAGTTCACAAAGAGCTTGTACGATGCCTGGTCTGGGTGGCTGGTGGTGACGCTCACCGGCCTGGCCTCAG gTGCTTTGGCTGGCTTGATTGACATTGCTGCTGATTGGATGAACGACCTGAAGGAGGGCGTGTGTCTGAGCGCCATGTGGTTCAACCACGAGCAGTGCTGCTGGACGTCCAATGAGACCACCTTCGCTGAGCGGGACAAGTGTCCTCAGTGGAAGAGCTGGGCTGAGCTAATACTAGGGCAGGCCGAG GGTCCCGGCTCTTACATCATGAACTACTTCATGTACATCTACTGGGCTCTTTCCTTCGCCTTCCTGGCTGTCTGTCTGGTGAAGGTGTTTGCTCCCTACGCCTGCGGCTCGGGGATCCCTGAG ATCAAGACCATCCTGAGTGGGTTTATCATCCGGGGCTACCTGGGCAAGTGGACCCTGATGATCAAGACCATTACTCTAGTGCTGGCTGTGGCGTCCGGCCTCAGCCTGGGGAAAGAGGGCCCCCTGGTCCACGTGGCCTGCTGCTGTGGGAACATCTTCTCCTACCTCTTTCCCAAGTACAGCAAGAACGAGGCCAAGAAACGagag GTTCTCTCTGCTGCGTCTGCGGCTGGGGTGTCCGTGGCTTTTGGAGCCCCGATAGGAGGAGTTCTCTTCAGCTTGGAGGAG gtaAGCTACTACTTCCCCCTTAAGACGCTGTGGCGCTCCTTCTTCGCCGCCCTGGTGGCGGCCTTCGTGCTGCGATCCATCAACCCCTTCGGTAACAGTCGTCTGGTGCTGTTCTACGTGGAGTACCACACACCGTGGTACCTGTTTGAGCTCATCCCTTTCATCCTCCTGGGAGTTTTTGGAGGCCTCTGGGGAGCCTTCTTCATCCGAGCCAACATTGCCTGGTGCCGGCGGCGCAAGTCAACGCGCTTCG GAAAGTACCCAGTGTTGGAGGTGATCCTTGTGGCCGCCATCACAGCTGTCGTGGCGTTCCCGAACCCATACACCCGTCAGAACACCAGTGAGTTGATAAAGGAGTTGTTCACCGACTGTGGCCCACTGGAGTCCTCGCAGCTCTGCCAGTACCGCAGCCAGATGAACGGCAGTAAGGCCTTCACCGACAACCCCAACCGGCCGGCGGGGCCCGGCGTCTATGCTGCCATGTGGCAACTCTGCCTGGCGCTCATCTTTAAGATAATCATGACCATATTCACATTTGGACTCAAG GTACCATCGGGCTTGTTCATCCCCAGCATGGCCATCGGGGCGATCGCAGGGCGAATCGTTGGTATTGCAGTGGAGCAGCTGGCCTATTATCACCATGACTGGTTCCTGTTCAAAGAGTGGTGCGAGGTTGGAGCCGACTGCATCACTCCAGGGCTCTATGCCATGGTGGGGGCTGCGGCATGTCTGG GTGGCGTGACCCGTATGACCGTCTCCCTGGTTGTCATTGTCTTTGAGCTGACAGGCGGGTTGGAGTACATCGTCCCCCTCATGGCCGCTGTCATGACCAGCAAATGGGTGGGGGACGCGTTCGGCCGCGAGGGGATCTACGAGGCCCACATCCGTCTGAACGGATACCCCTTTCTGGACGCCAAGGAGGAATTCACACACACCACGCTGGCCAGGGAGGTGATGAGGCCACGACGCAGCGACCCGCCGTTAGCAGTGCTGACGCAGGACGACCTGAcggtggaggagctgcagggCATCATCAACGAAACCAGTTATAATGGTTTCCCTGTGATAGTGTCCAAGGAGTCCCAGAGGCTGGTGGGCTTTGCTCTGCGAAGGGACATCACTATCGCTATAG AAAATGCCCGTCGTAAGCAGGAGGGCATCATGTTAAACTCCAGGGTCTACTTCACTCAGCACGCACCCACCCTGCCGGCTGACAGCCCTCGGCCCCTCAAGCTGCGCTCCATCCTGGACATGAGCCCCTTCACCGTCACCGACCACACGCCCATGGAGATCGTGGTGGACATCTTCAGAAAGCTGGGGCTGCGCCAGTGCCTGGTCACCCACAACGG GCGGCTTCTTGGtattatcacaaaaaaagataTCCTTCGTCACATGGCTCAAATGGCAAACCAAGATCCCGAGTCCATCATGTTCAACTGA